The region GCAGAATCAGCAGACTGAAGAACTTGTTCATCCAAAgacctgcagcaaagtcttcCTCCAGCTGTGGAGAGACTTCCAAGAGTGCTACTCTTCCAGGCAGATGGTTTACTGGTCAGTGTGGTGGACACTGGCCACATGTGGCTATAACCAGACTGCAAACTATGTGCAGGTTAGTGTGCGGCTAAAACAAAGAGCAATCATTCAAAGCTAGAGCACTGAGTTTGAAACGCCAATCATTGCTATTCTGAATTCTAGTTGTTGcaaagtgctaaaaaaaaagatctaaaaAAAGGTAGCTTTTTTTGTCTCCTAAATTGGTCAGATCTGCTAgttcacgtgtcaaactcaaattctgccctttaaagctcccaatttggcctgcaggacgatgtaaaaatgacagcaaaaacatgacGCAGTGTTaatcaccaactaattcagttgtagatatttcagtacctcataatacacaaattcaatgaaactgcatatttttttttcattggctCAAGTCtacatcacatgatggcagtcatttttaatctcaaattgttgtaagtactcaattttttcaaaatcctagTTTATCTTAAATTATTCCCCAAGATTCCAacaaattagattaaaaaatggGCACAAATTCAAGGAAATTCAAGTGAAGATTCAGCGAGGACTgatatcacttattgcttgaatatcgTCGTTGCCTTCGATACTTTTAATACTATTATATgaggaagtgcaaactagggcacatgaatgataaaattgcaaaaaaaaatgttttactgcaAATAATgtatggcccacttgagattaaactggtttgtatttggtccctgaactaaaatgagtacGACACCCCTGCGTTAGTTCATCCATGGTCAACAATCATCAACGCAATCAGtggatgcctctgaggaagactgacggTCGGCAGTCGaatcatgtcaggagattaaagtacattttgtgaaaaaagttgcctgaataaatgaaaccttaacatatcccCCTGTTCTTTAGACACAGATTATTCTCCTGTGTGCTTGGAGGCTAAATAAATCCTGCTCATTAACACACAGGTGCTATGGGAACACGTCCAGCCGTCTCAGAACTTCACTATTTACAACGGAGGTGTGGAGGCCATGTCCAACCTAATGAGTAAGCTACAATAAATGTATTCAATACATTGCAACAAAGTGATTACTTTAGCTTAAATAAAGCCATTCTCAGCCCAGTCTAACCACTGTGACATTGAGGTGTGTCTTAGGTGCAGCGACAGCGTACGGGATTGGTTTCACTGAGGTGAGATGGGAGCAGTGGGGGGAGCTGGCTCTGGGGGGATTCTCTGGACTCGGGGCAGCTGCACTCTTCCTAATGACCTTCATTGACAACATCTGGGTCTGCTACTGCGGCTacattgtttttaagtgtgtgtACATGATGCTGATAACAATAGCCATGTAAGAGCATTGTGTTATTATTAAAGCTAGTTATTTACTAGACGTATTAGCATTCACAAGTTTTCCCATCCGTGTATTCCAGGTATCAGCTTGCAGCTGATTTGTCACTGGAAAGATACGCTCTGGTGTTTGGAACCAACAACTTTGGAGCCCTGGCTCTTCAGACCATCATCACTTCTATAGTGGTCGACAGTGGAGGACTGGGACTTCCCATTATTCCTCAGGTAAAGCCATGAACTGAAGACGGTCGGTATATGTCGTCTTTTGGTCGATAAACATTCCAACATTCCATTTTTTGCAGTTCACCATTTATGCCAGCTACTTCTCAGCAATAGCGATTGTTTTTCTGCTCCGGGGACTGTTTAGCACCTGGAGAGTGCATCAAGACAGAAAGGAGACAACTTCTAAGGACCACAATGTAAAAACAGTTTGTGAAGAACACAGATTTTGAACATGTGGAATGTTTACCATTAAATTATCACTCCTAATCCATAGTTTCACACACTCAGACAAATAAAtgctttgttgctgttttttaccttaaaatttcattttaatatatattgtatatatttacacattaaattaaaatcctCTTATTCCTAGTAAATGGTTTTCAGTTCATCACTTTTTGAATGCAGCCTGGGCTTCAGTGAGCAGGACTGGGCCTGGCAGAGAAGTTACCCGTCCCCGATGTGCAGCATTCACTAAATGTTACATCTcaacaactgaaaaaaaaaacatatgttttcCTATTTGTGAGGAACGATTACTTAAAACGATCCTTCGCAAATAAACAGTTTGTAACAAATACAGAACCGGGCAGAACACGTTAGCTTTCCAAGAAACAAATTTGTCTTTGCAAAATTCTGTGGGCTTGATACAAATACTGATATGCACAAAGCTAATAGTCTAAACGAACAACTCGTGTACACGTTGCAGCAGGATGAATGAGATATACTGCTTGAAATAACTTCATATTTCAGCCAGTCTGGTAATAAATGGTGACTCAGTCGAGGCAAGGCCAGTTCACAGGTTAAATAGAGTCCTCAGTACACGACGTTACTTTTATAGCCACAAACAGGGTCGGCTGACTGTCCAACATCTCAATCAATTCATGACAAAACTGccatagaaaatacaaattctTACAAACGTGATTTTAAAGCTACTTGTGAAACAAAACAGTGCAATAGGTGCAAGCGCGCCAGTCGTTGACCCTGTAGTGCAACTGAGAAGCGTTGCTATAGGAAAGGATTGGTTGATGAGCCACTGGCTGGATACTGAGCAGTCGGACCAGATCCCTGGAAACACACAGAACAGTCACTTTTATAACGCTTTATTCGTAAAGTCTGCATAGTTAGTGCGCTACATTTCTTATTTCATTCATCGTCACTGTACTTTCTGGGCAAAAGTTAAATAGAAAAACTCAATCATCTCAATAGTTTGTattgacaaataataataaaacaatagtaattaaaataaagcaTTTTAGCATAAAGGTAACGCCAGGGCTTAAAGGGATCCTACactgttttacaaatgtggcccaaaACTTTtgaaggacatttcaaaggttttaggccacatttgtaaaacagtggaggatcacttTAAAGCTGGGACAATTCCTATACCAAACTGATAACATGCTCACCAGAAAAGGGTTACTGGAAGCCATGGGACCTGCCATCGTCTGTCCAAATGGAGCCATGACAGGCTTGGTTGGGCCATAGGCCGGAAAACCTCCTGGAAAACATACCCATCATCACACATGTTCACATGAGTAAGCCTGGTATAATGGTTACACCACCAAGCATCACTGACAACAAGTACCATTAGGTTGCTGAGGGTATGGATGAGGCTGAGGGAACGGGGGTTGTCCAGGGAACGGCGTCTGGAATGTTCCACTAAAGCTGGTGGGCAGATTGTAGGCTGCAGCGTTCCCAAATCCAGCAGGCATACTCATGGAGACTGTGCCGAACGCTGGAAGACAACAGGACAGACACCGGTTACAGataacaaaccaaacaaaaatcaagGTTAAGTGAAAAACATTTTCCTATAAACAATATTATCATATCAAAGCTTCTAGAATGAAAATACCAAACGGATGCTTAGAACAGATTGTGAGTAAGAACTTCAGGATGGTGCTTGTCTTCAGTGTGACTAAAGGATTAAGGTTACAGAATGATCTCAACCAAGGTGTTGTCAACTGATTTGGATCTTAGAACCACCATCAGCTCTTGAATACAAGGCACGACCAAAACTGGACTCGTTTTACTAACTTTAAAAAGGTCATATTGTACAGGTTTATGCAATACATATCATCCCTGTGTACCTGTGAACACAAATAATCTAGAAATTGCTAGAAATATCTTAATTTCAACAACAAAACGGCACAAGAAAAGCCTGAAAAATTTCCAAGTTTCttgaagttatttattttttacatctagatcaggggtcaccaacgcggtgcccgcgggcaccaggtcgcccgtcaggaccagatgagtcgcccctggcctgttctaaaaatagctcaaatagcagcacttaccagtgagcttttatatatatagatttatttatttagctattcttgtttaaatcacacttacatgtaacttagaaatgacaatacatatatatatataaacacttaaaatgtaaagtgttttttgtgtttaatacatacttgccaaccctcccgattttcccGGGAAACTCCCGAATTTCAGTGTACCTCCCGAAAATCTCCCGGGGCCACCATTCTCCCGATTTTatcctgatttctgcccgacattgtccgggcggaccatccttcactgagcgtcgtttccagccggacaataataacaattacaccgcataagaagaggaagaagactcttcttcctcttcttatgtggtgtaattatattattgtaataataatattgttgtaataataataacgattacaccgcataagaagaggtgtaatcgttattattgtccggccggaaacgacgctcagtgaaggatggtccgcccggacaatgtcagtgaggaaatcgggagaaaatcaaatccaaccatgtgtagggaagtgtttctgttatggttatagccgttgttgtataggctatgtttaattttccttttgttgattatttttatttcaagcatacattgtatagattgatggataatttatgcaatgtatgccttttttgtttaattttatgttatttattttatttattctactactaccaccatttaccatttgcacgggtactgtggaatttgttctttactttatatgtgtttttcaaataaaagaacactgtgaaattgaattatttcatttcaaaggGAAAAGTAAATATGACATCCTTTAAAACACTTATGTGTAGAAACTGTCAAATTAACTACCACTCATTTACTAAGCTTCAGTTTAGGATCATGCaaacaaaagaaagttttccaaAGTGTCTTATTAGCCACCTGTTTCTGTGACAACATAACAAGGCTGACTTAATATATTCCATACTAAGAAATTCCTAAAAGATGAAAACATGCCGATCATTTCTGAATCAGAGGATGAGACCGGTTACTCGTATTCATGGAGTTGTCTAAGAAGCAAATACACAACCAACCTGCTGCAGCAGCCAGACTTGCTGCTCTGCCGTTGCACTGGAATGGGTTTgtgggagcagctgcaggagCAGCACCAGCAGCAACAAACGGATTAGTGGACGGAGCTGCTGAAGGAAAGATAGGAAGTCAACAAAGCCTCTGGTACACACGCATAAACTCATTTGTGTTTTGCATGTGGAGCTTATTGTTCAATATATCTTAGAAAGCTACTCAAAAACACAAGGAATAAACTTTAAATtagactttatattttaataattatttaaacaatTTACTTAAATCAAAATGATTTGACATAGCCAAACTACAGCCTGTTGGCCAGATGTGATGAGAGGAATGTTAAACTATGTCCAAAATAATTCAACCACATAGAAGAAAGAACTCTTTTTGAGGAGTTTatacacctcaatgctaatcaTGAGCTAACACTCCTGGCATTATTACTACACCACATAATGATAAACAGGATATTAATGAATAAAACACTGAAAGCATCCATAATGATTAGCCACTGTTTGTCCTGAGGTTAAACCTAACCATTCAGTGAAGAATCCACCCAGCAAGTAAACAGTATCAAGGCTCTTAAAAAACATGGTCTCATCTGTAATAATGCCTCCACTATTCAAAGTGAacaagtaaatgaaaaaataataacaacaacaaaacaatgctATTGGCaacattttcaattataatgGACATGCTGTGGCTTCAGTAATTTAAGGATATTTTGGCACTGGAGCAAGGAAACAATCATCTGGTGTAGGAAATACATTCACACAGTAACActcaaacaaatcaaattaaCAATAGGAAtttgaaacaaacacaaaaaaggcagccagttgttattttaaatatacttaaaatgtaattattaatatgataataatagtaattttaattattattttaattattacagtcttaaataaatacattttccccCTACAAACATTTTGAAACAAATCATTACATTTCCAGGTGGACAAAttgaattcacatttaaaacatttctctTTAACTTATAGTTGAATACAGTAAAAGTTTTGGCTTTGACAAAGAAGTCGAGTAAGACTGACCTCCAAAGCTCTGAGTCATGCCAGGCATGCCCTGGTGTGCTTGGACTGTGGACACTCCTGTTTCTGAGCCAAACACCACCCTGCTGTGAAACATAATCACATCAACCAGTAGATCAGGAGTATTTTCAGGTCAGAGGAAAGGAAACAATAAAGGAAtggattaaatgaataaaacagacAGAAGTCAAAAAGGATGAGgctataaatgaatgaatggatgaaggAAGAGTGCTCAATAGTTGTCTATGTAGTCAAACAATAGTTTGCACATTATTGAAATTAATTACCACACAAAAACAATGTGTCAATATTCACAACAATGTCTCCACCATTAACCAATGTCAAATGACCCATTGTGAGtccagatgtgtgtgtgtgtgtgtgtgtgtgtgtgtgtgtgtgtgtgtgtgtgtgtgtgtgtgtgtgtgtgtgtgtgtgtgctatctGACCCTTGTGAGGTACTTGTGGTGTTGTAAACACTGGTGGCCGGTACAGATGGACTGAAAGCCGTATCCAGCTCAGCAAGAGCAGCGTAGCGGTCTCCTCCTGTCTGCACCGTCGGCTGCTTGGGGGGCAAACCAGAGTTCAACCCAGTGGGAATGCCTCCTGTAGCGGAAACACAACCAGAGGGCAGAGTTCAACAAATTTGGGAAATATTAGAACTACGAATGGAAATACACGCAAGCAAAGGTTTGGAGACAGCCATAATGGGATTTGAACAAATGTCCTTAAGAGATCTACATTTATATTACAGAAACAGCCCATAAGTAAATTCAGCAGGAAGATATTTCCATCATGTTAGAAACATTAGCTAATGTCATTGTCCTTAAGGATGAGATCTAATTCCTCAAACATTCTCAAGTTGTTTCTCAACTGAAGACTCATAATTGAGTTCCACGCACCAAGCTAGGCAGGAGAAGTTTACCTTGCTCTGATTGGGCAGAGCTAAACATGTTCTCCAGGTCAGCGTATCTATGGACAGGCGCACTAGTACTGTGTACGTCTGTGCCAGCTCCTGTAGAGTTACTCTGGGGAAAGGAACTTGTAAGGCATCCAATGTCGGCACTACATGATTTGGGAAAGTTGTCTAAGTTTGCAAAAATGGCATTTGCTAGTCCCCCTGGGGTGCTACCTGCATGAAAAAGAAAGATTATAAAGTCAGGATGGGTGGCCTGAAGGGCTGCTTTTAGCAAATATAGGGAAGAAGCTGTGGAAGGTGGAGTCAGGGTTCAGTCACTAAAGGGACCACCCATCTTCACTAACTTTAACATTATCTATAGAAATACCTTCAATATAATGTCTTAAGAATGAACACATACAAT is a window of Gouania willdenowi chromosome 13, fGouWil2.1, whole genome shotgun sequence DNA encoding:
- the slc19a3a gene encoding thiamine transporter 2; this translates as MEAVRRWRSSWGYPTTVLCFYGFFSSIKPLEPFLIPYLTGVDKNLTTEEVNSQIFPVWTYSYLCVLVPVFLLTDWLRYKPVVVLQCVVLFTTTSLIRWTSSVATMQVMQFFYGVVTASEVAYFSYIYSVVELKRYKRATSYSRSVQLLGYTVGSVLGQLLVSFNLMSYNNILVLTLVLIAVALLASLLLPMPQQSMFFHQKQRVQAEQAFDPQKDSKISTKLRNNEEKFPSGNVQNQQTEELVHPKTCSKVFLQLWRDFQECYSSRQMVYWSVWWTLATCGYNQTANYVQVLWEHVQPSQNFTIYNGGVEAMSNLMSAATAYGIGFTEVRWEQWGELALGGFSGLGAAALFLMTFIDNIWVCYCGYIVFKCVYMMLITIAMYQLAADLSLERYALVFGTNNFGALALQTIITSIVVDSGGLGLPIIPQFTIYASYFSAIAIVFLLRGLFSTWRVHQDRKETTSKDHNVKTVCEEHRF